In Halanaerobiales bacterium, one DNA window encodes the following:
- a CDS encoding ABC transporter ATP-binding protein gives MELNRSYVVELKNIQKKYPGIKALKGIDLKLPGGKITGLIGPNGSGKSTMLKIIAGLTQATGGDLKVFDKKLDYKLKNEIAFLPEINHFYDWMKIEEVINFTNNQFSNFDTDKAEEITDFMNLKPEMKIKDLSKGMVGRVKLILAMSRNVPLIIMDEPLAGIDPKSRAQILESLISEYNAETQSIILSTHEVLEAEKFFDYVVFLENGEIKLQGNADDLRKEREKSIQDMSREVFV, from the coding sequence ATGGAACTAAATAGAAGTTATGTGGTAGAATTAAAAAATATTCAGAAAAAATATCCTGGTATAAAAGCTTTAAAAGGAATTGATTTGAAATTACCTGGAGGAAAAATAACTGGTTTAATTGGCCCCAATGGAAGTGGTAAATCAACAATGTTAAAGATAATTGCTGGATTGACTCAGGCTACAGGTGGAGATTTGAAAGTTTTTGATAAAAAACTTGATTACAAATTAAAAAATGAAATTGCCTTTCTGCCGGAAATAAATCATTTTTATGATTGGATGAAAATAGAGGAAGTAATCAATTTTACTAATAATCAATTTAGTAATTTTGATACAGATAAGGCTGAAGAGATAACTGATTTTATGAATTTGAAACCTGAAATGAAAATTAAAGATCTATCAAAAGGGATGGTTGGAAGAGTAAAATTAATCTTAGCAATGTCACGAAATGTACCTTTAATAATTATGGATGAACCACTTGCAGGGATTGATCCCAAATCAAGAGCCCAGATTTTAGAAAGTTTAATAAGTGAATATAATGCTGAAACTCAAAGTATTATATTATCAACTCATGAAGTATTAGAAGCAGAGAAATTTTTTGATTATGTAGTTTTTTTAGAAAATGGAGAAATTAAATTACAGGGTAATGCTGATGATTTAAGAAAAGAAAGAGAAAAATCAATACAGGATATGTCAAGGGAGGTTTTTGTGTAA